gccccctgccCACGGACAGACTGGGCATCATCCCGGCCCCAGGCACACCTGGGAAACCTGAACGTGCACCCAGGACACATAAATacctgtccctcacagccaAAGGGCTTCCTGGGCGGGGGAAACCTTagagctgcagctgtgctgggagcggAGCCGAGCTCTGCTGTCAGttccccttcctgctccccCTGCGCCAGGGCAGGAGCCACAATCGGGGCCTTTGTGTGGCCCCGGGGCTGGCAGGGCCCAGGTGAGGCTCACTGAGAGATCAAGTGGCAGGGGACAGTGGCAGCTGCCCTTGGCAGTGGCTGTTTCCCCATTTCAACATgaactctgtgctgctggagctccatgggctgcagccCCGGGTTGATCTCGCTGGGCCACAAGCCTTGgctgcacagacacacctgtgccacctgcagAGCTCACTGAGAGCCCAGGACAGGGTCCTGTCACAGTGTCACCATCACCACCAGTGCTGCACTCACACTGTCCCCTGTCCTGCACTGAGAAACACCCCAGGGAACAGCACTCCCAGTCACAGCCcatgagcagcacagacatAACTGGGGTATGAGGCAAGGAAAAGCTCAGAATTCCTTCATGTCGTGTCTCTCCAGGGAAAATGCAGCTTCTGGACATTTTCCCATCAAGCATGACCCAGGGCTGACCAAACTGGCTGAAGGGAGCCCACAGAAAAGGAcagggactttggacaagggatgggggacaggacaagggggaatggcctcccactgccagggggcaggttagatgggatactgggaaggaatccttccctgggagggtgggcaggccctggcacaggtgcccagagatgctgtggctgccccagccctgggagtgtccaaggccaggctggacagggcttggagcagcctgggctggtgggaggtgtccctgcccatggcaggggtgggattgTGTGATGTTAAGGGTCTCTTTCAAACTGCATCTCTAAGTCCAGGATtccccctgcacagctgcaccaGAGCTCGGGGGGACGAGAGCACAAAATGAGAGAACACGAGGAGAGCAGGTTTGAGGGTTTAATGGGAATTCAAGTAGAGGATTAAAAAGCGATTGGAAGTCGATCCAGTTTTGAAGCAGGACAGACATTGCCACCAGCACATTCCAGCATCCCTGAGGCCAGGCAGGCAATGGCTCCCTCAGCCAGAGAACCCtcagcaggacagagctgcCTGAGGGAGGCTGGACACCTCTCCTGGCCTTTTCCTGACATATCCTGACAGTAAAAGCACCAGAGACAGGGACTGAATCCAAAGACACACCATTACATTGGGCACAATGTGCAGTGAATCCATAATGTCCATTTCCATCTTACCCAGATCAAGGGTGGGTTTTACCTTGGTGATTTCACACAGTCCTTCCAGCTGAGACGGGAGCAGGGCAGAGATCACCCCCAATTCCCTTCCATAATTCCAAATTACAAACAGACACCGTTTTATAGGATCAACCAACACCTGGAATCTCAAGACCCTCTGGACAGCAGGGTTATTGCTGTACAAACAAGGTGACAGGTACCAAGCAGGCAATGGCATCAGCACTGCCAGAGCTGGACAGcaggacaggaaggaaaaaCCAGTGCTAGAACTGAATTGTAGATACCGGAATCTAAGGAATAACAGCATGTTATTtgcatatataatttttaattaattctatACCACAAAAGCTTTTGCTGTGGGTTCAGCCAGCACAAACCCCCACCCCACGGCAGAGTACCAACCCCAGCTGGAGATCACACTGGAACCATCCCTGAGCAAGCCAGTGCCCCCCACATGCCCCACCGTGCCCGGCCCCCGCCGGCACACACGGAAGATCAGAACCCCAGGGTGGGAAGGAAGCACGAGCCATTGTCACACCCAGAGCCCCTGGGGAAAGCTGCCCTGGGCCCCACATCCCTCCAGGGACTGAGCAGGAACTGGGAGTCTGCAGCTAAAGCCAAGGCAGGcggctgtgctggtgctgaagGAAGTACAGGAAGTCGGCACAGGCCAATCCAGGTATttctgggaagcaggaggagtGAAGGACAGTCCTATGTGGCTACAGACTCTGCAAAAGGGTAGGAGAATTACATCTACTGTCATCAGTAAGTACATTCCTCTCATCCTCCCTCCTGGGAAACAAGATATATTATCATAGATTCTGCTTAAAATGATAATTTAAATATACTCTAATCTGTCTTTAGGCTCAGGGAGTGCCTGTGTGTATTATGTGCTTTACACACACCTGACCTTGGACAGACAGTGTGCAACAGCCACGGTTTGGATTTGTGAGGGATCATCCCAGCCTGCATCACAGGTGCAATTTGCAGGAGATTAATCTGTTTCTGTGGCCTGACACGGGGCTGTGCCTCTGAGCAGGGCCCCAGGGGGGTAAAAGAATCATCCCCAGGGCAAACACCAGCTCCATCAGTGTTTCCAAACACCATCACAGTTCCTGCACATCCTGAGCACCATTTCCCTGAACAAACCAGGCTGAGCCACGGCCCAGCCTGGCCACAACACAGCCCTTCTCCTCAGATCCAGCAGCTCCacttccccagcccagcccagaggaCGCTGTGCTGTGGAGCATCACTAACACTGGACAGATGTGTCTGTAACCAAACCCAGCCCcaggctgccagccctgggcgCCACGGGAACGCCCCTTCGCTCCAAAGTGCATTTCAAGACTGAGCTGTAAACAGAATCACACGGGGAGGACAGAGGGGTGACAAGCTAAGGGGTGCTGACTCCGGGGAGTCCCAGTGGGTGTGTCGGTGCCGCGGGGTGGTCCCGGGCCCCCCAGCAGCGCTGCCCGTCACTGCCCCAGCGCGGGCAGCAGGTCGGCGATGCTGTCGACGTAGTAATCGGGCACGAGGCTGCGCCGCGCGGGGCACTCGCTGTCCAGGTGGGCGCGCACCTCGTCCAGCGCCGTGACCCCGGTGAGGGTGAGCAGCGTGGTCAGCCCGCAGCTGTTCCCCAGCAGGATGTCGGTGTCCAGCCGGTCCCCCACCATGATGGTGCGCGCCGGGTCCACCTCGAACTCGCTGGCCACGCAGTCGAACATGAACCGGTTGGGTTTGCCCACGATGAAAGCCTCGCGCTGCGCCGCCGTCTCCACGGCCTTCACCAGGCAGCCCgtccctggggatggcagggcagggtcagggggcacagagacacacgggggatggcagggcagggtcagggggcacagagacacacggGGGATGGCAGGATGGGGCAGCACACAGTGCCACACTGGGGGATGGCAGGGTCAggggggcacacagagccacACGGGGGATGGCACGGCAGggtcagggggcacagaggcacACGGGGGATGGCAGGGTCAGGGGGCACAGAGCCACACGGGGGATGGCACGGCAGGGTCAGGGGGCACAGAGCCACACgggggatggcagggcagggtcagggggCACACAGTGCCACACTGGGGATGGCACGGCAGGGTCggggggcacagagacacaCTGGGGATGGCAGGGTCAgggggcacagagtgccacaCGGGGGATGGCAGGATGGGGCAGCACACAGTGCCACACgggggatggcagggcagggtcagggggcacagagacacacggGGGATGGCACGGCAGGGTCggggggcacagagacacaCTGGGGATGGCAGGGTCAgggggcacagagtgccacaCGGGGGATGGCAGGATGGGGCAGCACACAGTGCCACACgggggatggcagggcagggtcagggggcacagagacacacggGGGATGGCAGGGTggggcagcacacagagccacaCTGGGGGATGGCAGGGTcagggggcacagagacacacgggggatggcagggcagggtcagggggcacagagacacacggGGGATGGCAGGGTcagggggcacagagacacacgggggatggcagggcagggtcagggggCACAGTGCCACACgggggatggcagggcagggtcagggggcacacagagccacactggggatggcagggcagggtcagggggcacacagagccacACGGGGGATGGCAGGATAGGGgggcacacagagacacacgggggatggcagggaagggTCAGGGGGCACACAGTGCCACACGGGGGATGGCAGGAAAGGGTcagggggcacagagacacacgggggatggcagggcagggtcagggggcacagagacacagtggggatggcagggcagggtcagggggcacagagacacagtggggatggcagggcagggtcagggggcacagagacacagtggggatggcagggcagggtcagggggcacagagtgccacaCGGGGGATGGCAGGATggggcagcacacagagccacacaggggatggcagggaagggTCAGGGGGCACACAGTGCCACACTGGGGATGGCAGGGTCAgggggcacagagtgccacaCGGGGGATGGCAGGATgggggggcacagagtgccacagtggggatggcagggcagggtcagggggcacagagagccaTACgggggatggcagggcagggtcagggggcacagagagccaTACgggggatggcagggcagggtcagggggCACAGAGCCACACGGGGGATGGCACGGCAGGGTCAGGGGGCACACAGTGCCACACTGGGGATGGCAGAGAAGGGCATCACACAGTGCCACACTGGGGAtggcaggatggggcagcctcagtgccacactggggagagcagggcagggtcagaGGAGCACAGCCCTCAGTGCACACACAAGCCCAGGACAAACCCACTCAGGGCTTCAGGAGCACAACCCCTTGGGGTtacaggcagagggacaggccagtcccagcagaggcagcacaaagCCTGCCAGGAAGCTGGAACTCTGTCCCACACCGTTATTCCCTGGGTAAAGGATCAACATGGATTCCGTCTCTTTCAGGGGTGCTGTGAGGCAAAGTCCAGGCTCTGGCACGCCCTGGCTGccacacagaatcccagaatagcctgggctggaagagacttCTGGCCATCATCCAGAGCAGGGTCACCAGGAGCGGGTGACACAGGACCCCAGGTGGGGCTGCAACGTCTCCAGAgggggagactccacagcctcctgggcagctgttccagagcTCTGCCACCCCCGTGGAAAGAAGCCCTTCCTCATGctgaggtggaacttcctgaTTTCAGCGCCACACTCAGCAAGCAGACCCGCCGCGCCCGGGCCCACCcccgcccccccgccccgcgcacCGGGGATGGCGGCGCCGCCCTCGAGGGGCAGGCGGTGGTCGCGGTTGGTGCCGACGAGCAGACAGTCGGGGTAGCGCAGGAGGTAACGCAGCGCCTGGCACAGCTTCGCGTAGCTGAAGTGCTCGTCGAAGCCCACGAGCACGGCGCGCACGGCGGGGTCCAGCGGCGCCTGGGCCCAGtcggcgggcgcggggccgggcagggcggcggggccggtgcCCCGGTGCGGCACCCCCGCGGCCTCCAGCTCGGCGGCGAGCGCGGGCCCGCCCAGCACGTaggcggcggcgccgggcggCAGCGCCTGGCGCAGGTAGCGGGCGGCGCAGAAGGCCGAGCCGAAGATGTGCCGGGGCTCGGCGGGAGGGAATCCGAGGCGCCGCAGCTTCTCGGTGTAGGCCGCGCGCGTCCGCCCGCTGTTATTGGTCACGTAGCACAGCCGCTTGCCCGCCGCCGCCAGCCGGCCCAGCGCCTCCGCCGCGCCGCTCACCGCCGCCTCGCCGCGCCACAGCACGCCGTCGCAGTCGAACAGCAGCGTGTCGGCGTTGGCGAGCACGGCCCGCGCCGCCTCCCCCTCCAGCCGCCGGCAGCGCCGCGGGGCCGTGACCGCGTCCGCCAtggccgcccgcccgcccggcgcgcctcccggccccgccgcctgGCCCCGCCCCCCGGCCTCCCCATTGGCCGCCCCGTCGCCTGGGCCCGCCCCCCGGCCTTTCCATTGGCCGGACGCCGCGCGAACCGCGTTCCCATTGGGTGGTGGGGCGGCGACCACGCCCACCGAGCCGGTAGCCGGCGCCCCGCCCGCAGGGCCCCGTCCTGTGCTCCCATTGGTCGGCTCCCCGCAGGGCCCGCCCCCCGCGCGCTGCCATTGGCCGGTCCCGGCGGTCCCGGCAGGGTGTGTTTGGTAACGCGGTCGGTAACTCGGCAGTAACTCGCAGTAACTCGGGAGTGACCCGCCGGTAACTCGCCAGGCTCCGCCCCGCCGGCTCACGGCGCTCGGAGGGCGCGGGGCCCGtgcccggcaccgccccggggTGTGCGGAACCCCCGCGCTCTGGGCGCGTTCCCCGCCGAGCCCCGTCCCGTTGTTATGACGACACGGCCGTAAAGCCGCCATCTTGCGGCGCGTTGCGACACGAGGGCCGCGATGGCAacgggcgcggggccggcggcgcTTACGGCAGcagcggccgggccgggccctgAGCCCTGCGCGGGCCCCGCCGCCCTCCTCGGCCTCCCGCCGCCCTTCGCCGAGCAAGGTACGGCCCGCACGGCGCCCCGGCCCGCACGGCGCGGCCTGGCGGCGGCGGGGACCAGCCCGGCGCGGGGGGGCGGGCCCGGCAGCGCCGGTGCTGtcagcggggcgggggcggcggcggcggcgggtcCGTGTGTCCCCCCCGGGGGTCGCCGCCGGCCCCTCTCAGCCCCCGGGCAGGGCTCTCGGTGTGTCAGGCTgcccgggcggggcggggtgTCCCACCCCGGGGGTGCTGGCCTCGCGTGCCCGGTGGGGCCCGGCCGGGGGGTGACGGTGACGGTGACGGTGAGCGCGGGGTCcctcccgcccggcccggccccgctgaCGGCGCTGTCCCCGCAGACGAGGATGACGTGCACCGGTGCGGGCGCTGCCAGGCCGAGTTCCGCTGCCTGCAGGAGTTCGTGCAGCACAAGCTGCAGAAGCGCTGCCAGCGCCCTCCGGACCCGCTCGCCGCGCTGCTCCACGAAGGACAAAAGGTGACAGCGGCTGGAGGAGGGACGGGATGGGGATGCGGCGGCTGCTGGGGcggaggggagggagcagcgAGTGTAACGGCACCAAACCTGCCTGCTGAGCCGCTCTGTGCTCCAGCAGGTCGTTCCTGCTGTCGAGGAGTCCATCACAGTTGCTCACATTGTCGTTGAAG
This genomic window from Pithys albifrons albifrons isolate INPA30051 chromosome 16, PitAlb_v1, whole genome shotgun sequence contains:
- the PGP gene encoding glycerol-3-phosphate phosphatase; the protein is MADAVTAPRRCRRLEGEAARAVLANADTLLFDCDGVLWRGEAAVSGAAEALGRLAAAGKRLCYVTNNSGRTRAAYTEKLRRLGFPPAEPRHIFGSAFCAARYLRQALPPGAAAYVLGGPALAAELEAAGVPHRGTGPAALPGPAPADWAQAPLDPAVRAVLVGFDEHFSYAKLCQALRYLLRYPDCLLVGTNRDHRLPLEGGAAIPGTGCLVKAVETAAQREAFIVGKPNRFMFDCVASEFEVDPARTIMVGDRLDTDILLGNSCGLTTLLTLTGVTALDEVRAHLDSECPARRSLVPDYYVDSIADLLPALGQ